Genomic DNA from Oncorhynchus clarkii lewisi isolate Uvic-CL-2024 chromosome 5, UVic_Ocla_1.0, whole genome shotgun sequence:
TGAATGTCTGCCAGAAGGAGTGGCGTAAACTTCCTCCCAAGGTCATCTGTACAGGTGAATATACCTGACCAAGAATGGCTTGTCAGTTTTGTTTAACTCCAAAGATATATAATATTGACTTTGAAAATTGTAGGAAGACAATGTGATGTTCATACGTGTGTAGCCTACATCATACATGCACCGAAATGGGACAATTTTGACTGGTATGTAACCTATAAGGTGATCATCCTCTCTCCCACAGGGGGATTCTAGTGGTCCTTTGGTGTTCAATGGAATGGCTGTGGGTGTCATCTCCGTCAACTCGGATGGAAACTGTGACTCTCTGTACATGCCCAATGTCTATAGTCAGATTTCCAAGTTCTTACTCTGGATAAAGAAGGTAATCAACAAGAAAATATGTTAGGATTTATCCTGCAAAATGAACGTGCTAATATGCTAGTTTTGATTGCAGTCCAATTATTTTTATATTAATACCTACTCGTACTCCTGATGTTTTTCTTACATTGGGTGTCTATCTTTATTGTCTATGTTAAATGCATAACAATTACCATGTATGTACTGTCGTGTAAGGGAAATAAATGTGTGCCTAACAGATCAGAGTGAAATGTCTCTTGTGATCAATATAAAGAATTGCACACACATCAGATAGAATGTAATGTTTGTTGTACCTAAACAGTTTTGCAGGCTATTCAAACCAGCGAATGCTGGGAAAGGTTTACATGAGAAAATCCTGGTAAACACCACAATGTCCCAACAATGCCAACAACGGCAAGTGGTAGCTTCTCATTGCACAAGTGCCCGCAGCAATACCACAACATGGAGCCTTTGCAATTTGCTTTCTAAAATAATGCTTCTGCATGTTTGagtatcatttaaaaaatatatatatatagttcacctttatttaaacaggtaggccagttgagaacaagtactcatttacaactgcgacctggccaagataaagcaaagcagtgggacaaaaacaacaacacagagttacacatgggataaacaaacatacagtcaataacacaaaatacagtatgtgcaaatgtagtaagattagggacgtaaggcaataaataggccataattacagtttacaataattacaattttgatgtgcaagtagagatactggggtgcaaaagagcaacaaaaaaaaaatacaatatggggatgaggtagttgggtgtgctttctacagattggctgtgtacaggtacagtgatcggtaagatactctgacagctgatgcttaaagttagagagggagatataagtatttggattggagatgcttaatgtgagtctggaaggagagtttaaccagacacctaggtatttgtagttgtccacatattctatgtcagaaccgtccagagtagtgatgctagtcgggtgggcgggtgcgggcagcaattggttgaagagcatgcatttagttttacttgcatttaagagcagatggaggccacggaaggagtgttgtatggcattgaagcttgtttggaggtttgttaacacattgtccaaagaagggccagaagtataccgaatggtgtcatctgcgtagaagtggaacagagaatcaccagcagcaagagcgacatcattgatatatacagagaaaagagtcaacccgagaattgaaccctgtggcacccccatagagactgccagaggtccggacaacaggccctccgatttgacacactgaactctatctgagaagtagttggtgaacaggatgtttttgtgctggtcaagggcagtcaagtctggggtgaaccaagggctatatctgttcttagttctacattttttgaacggggcatgcttatttaagatggcgaggaaagcacttttaaagagctaccaggcatcctctactgacgggatgaggtcaatatccttccaggatacctgggccaggtcgattagaaaggcctgctcgctgaagtgttttacggagcatttgacagtgatgaggggtggttggacCCATTATGGACCCATtatggacgcaggcaatgaggcagtgatcgctgagatactggttgaagacagcagaggtgtatttagagggaaagttggtcaggatgatttctatgagggtgcccatgcttacggatttagggttgtacctggtaggttccttgataatttgtgtgagattgagggcatctagcttagattgtaggatggccagggtgttaagcatatcccagtttaggtctcctaacagtacgaactcttaAGATAGAtgtggggcaatcaattcacatatggtgtccagggcacagctggggactgaggggggtctataacagggaGCCGTTCGGTAGTCGCTACTATGCTAGGACACGACGATTCAGAAAGCTAGTGGACGggggctagcagatgggtctTCGGCGACATCGCAACggaaaagcctgttgaaaccacctcggacaattacgtcggcagaccagttgtGATGAATCGACGGGGCTGCGTGTCGgaaataaagggtccaggccaaggggtattgtagcccaagatttAGCTGGTATACCTCtttggctagccgggagatgggcctagctcgaggctagctcaaggctaactggtgcttgcttcgggacagaggcgttagccaGCCATAGCCACTcagttgtagctagctagctgcaatgatcaggtgtaatggtccagagctaGCGGCAGGAATCCATCcggtgatgtggtagagaaaagcagtccgatattctctgggttgatatcgcgctgtgcagactggcaggtattgaccaAGCTGAAGCTGGCTGGTGTCCGAGctcagtggctaactgactagcagtggctaactgactagtCAGTAGTCAGttagctagcagtggctaactgactactagctagttgcTAGTAGGCTGGCTATCTTCTGATGGGGGTTCCAGTTataaagtataaaaatagcagatccgtaccacattgggtgaggcgggttgcaggaaagtatattcaGTTCATAgatgagattaaaatatataagaaaaaaacaaagaaaccaactatttacacgggacaagacaaacacatgtccaactgctacgccatcttgaaaGCATGAATAAATTACATCAACTTTAACTGACATGATTTCATAATATCACAGCCATCTTTCCTCAGAATACACCATCAAGGAACTCTTGAAACCAGCCACAGCATAATATTGGGAAACAGTCTGTGTGTGGCAATGGGGAACAAAGACCCCGTACTGTCCGGAATTTGGAAAACAGTAAAATATTGAGAAAtaaccccccccaccacacacacatttatatacCCGAGAGGTGCACCATGCCATTTGTCCATATGCACTATGGCAATCCGCTCAGTGGTTCTTCACATAGTGCTGATCATCGCCGTGAATGGTAAGGCATGTTTAAATTCTATAACACAGTAACTTCCATTAGCACCGAACTGACTACACAATGCAGACTAATATTGAAGTATAGTACTAGTTACGAAAAGTATATTTGACAAATGTTAATGCTTCTGCATACAGCTCTAAAGGCAGTTCATATTATATTTGGCAGTAATGAATACTGACAAACCAACAGCTATACAAAAAGTATTCTCTACTttctgttcaaaggcactgaagGGCGCAAGGTGCCAAAGGTGGGTATTGTTGGTGGAAGAGAGGCAGCTCGCAACTCTCGTCCATACATGGCTTCCTTACAGTCCCGAGGTCAACATTCCTGTGGAGGAGTTCTGGTGAGAGAAGATTTTGTCCTCACTGCTGCTCACTGTGACGGGTGAGAAGTCTTTTCAGAATCTCTCAAACtcatttatttaaatgtttttttattttttatattttacatACATAGACAAAAACAATAGACAACTTAACAATGACATATATTTCAACAAACGTGAATTACACCACACTTGCTCAGACCCACATTgacccactgtatccacacccaatGTTGTTTCCAACGCTTGCAAGACTCTGCCTCATATGACTTCAGATTATGTTATGTTGTTTCTGTCTGTACCCAGATTTGATTCATATTTAAATAAAGCATGTGATTCTTCCATTCTCTTGACGTTGGAGTATCATTTGACGTCCAGTATTTAAGTAATAGCTTATTCAATATAAGTGACACAAATAATACTGTCCAACCCATTGGGTATCTCATCGCACCCTCAAGGATATACTATGTCTTGAAATATGCCAATAGAcggattaaaagtacatttacattgtaaaACGTCTGACAGACAGCTTTCTAACTCCGCCCATAACGTTTGGACTTTATAGCACTCCCAGAAGGCAATAATGATTGAGTCATtgttaagacatgactctgccacTGTGCTgtaatttgtgaattttgtctcttgtataatacattctctacattagtttatactggattaagagTACATTTTTGTTAACTGTAATTTTAGTTTGTTATGTTCCAACACTCCCTCCATCTGGtgccaatatcagttatttttaagtcttggttccaaCAGTTAATATTTTTTCTAAGTGATTGCCAGTTAAAtaggctctctgcaaggtttttctgactcaaataggatTCCCTCAACATTGCTCTGATGTCCAAATGCTTTCAGGTGGACATTTTGTGATATAAAACTTTTAAGCTGCATGTATTTGAAAATGTCTACATTGGTCAGTCTAAAATgcttttaattctgtcatggaaataattGTATTTCCTATTACCACATCATTTACGGTTTCTATACCTTTAGTTTTCCACGTGGGCCAATTTAATcggtgaattctgaaaagctatccaaggGTTGCTCCATGGTTTTtagggagtgatattggttcttgtagaatcCGTTTCATGTTCTTCAatgttgttatagtgttcttaactatgaagttgttaatgttctctgctttatcctttgaaaatagaCACGTGAAAACATTCTGGGGATGAGCATGcacatcttcaatatgtacccattgttaCTCTTTAGTGCATTTAATTATGTCgcaagtaaaagccttgggtaGAGAGTTGAAACGATTCCAAgtctggaaggttaaaaccaccctccgACTTAGGAAGATGTCAAACTTTCCTTTTTAGTTTGAGTTTTATTTTCCCATGAAGTGAATTATGACGgagtacacttttttttttttaaatatatgtctTTTAATTGGTATTACTGAAAATAAATCTTAAAACTTTGGGAACCATCCCTGTCTTGTGCCCCTTTCTAAAGCAAAATCATCAGATAATGTATCATTTGTGTGTATTTTAGCTTTAGGAtatttatataatatatttatGACATTTATTATTTCAACTGGAAAGTTGAAAGGCTTCCAAAGTTTTTCATAGAAATGGCCATTCAAGACAGCCAAAAGCCTTTTCAGGTATCAACAGCCATTATTGATAAATCTACATCTTGTTTTTTAGCGTATTGTATACCGAAACATGTTTgtgtttatttttaattaataTGTATCAAGACTTTTGCCACTTTTGCCATTCTTATGACTTTTGTTATTATTGTCACAATTTATTAAATGTATGGGTCTGTAATCAATATGCAAGGGACACTCCAGATTTTCCTGGTTTTAATATAACTGAGATAATTGTTAGATACATGGAACTAGAAAGCACTGAATTGAGTGACACGTGTTTAATTTGATTATATAGGGGCGCTACATTGTCTCAGTGTCTTATGAACAATTCTAATAGAAAGCCATCCATACCTGGTGCTTTTCTCTGAGCCAATGCTTTAACATTGTCTAATATTTATTTTGTGCTAATTTCTCATTTTTGTCTGCTGATTGTTGCTTCAGGGTTGTTGAGTGTAACAATGCTGTAGGATCAATCCAACATGTATTTCAATGTTATTACACCAGTCTGTCAAGGTAAATACACAAGTAAATTCTTTCATGTGCTGATTTTCAGGCGTTACAGGGTGGTTCTTGGGGCTCACGACTTGTCAGAGGATGAAAATTCACAACAAAAATTCAATGTAGTAAAATACATTCCACACCCCAGGTTTGGGGACAACCTGGAGAATGACATCATGCTTCTCAAGGTGAGTGATAACCAGGACATAGCCTACAATAATCTCCATAGTGATACTAACTTCATTGTAGGTTTAAAATTCAtgaaaaatacatacaaaataaTGTATATAATCATAGCCTATAtacatacactcagtgtataacagcctgaattattcgggGCATGGTGTTCAATCGTTGCTCAGTTGGTATCAAGAGACCTACGTgtaccaggaaaacattcccaTACCAGTACACCACAGCCACCAGCCTGTACTATTGACACCAAgcaggatgggtccatggactcatggtgcttatgccaaatcctgactctgccatcaacATGATGCACCTGGAACCAGGACTCGTCGGACCagtcaatgtttttccactcctcaatcgTCAAGTGTTGGTGATCGCATGCCCACTTGTTTTTATCTGACAGGAGTGAAAcctggtgtggtcgtctgctgcaatagcagTGACAAGGATCTACGAGTTGTGCACtctgagatgccgttctgcacaccactgttgacTTGCAGGATTCTTGCCtgtctccttcgacctctctcatcaaagagctgttttcgcccacaggactgccgctgactggatgttttttgtttgtcacaccattctctgtaaaccctagacactgttgtgtgtgaaaagcccaggaggacagacatttctgagatactggatccggcgtgcctggcaccgacgatcataccacactcagtcacttaggtcactcgttttgcccaatCTAACATTCAGTCGAACAGTAACTGTATGTCTCAATGCAtttctgcctgctttatatagcaatccatggccacgtgactcactgtctgtcgCAGCGATCCTTTTTCGTGAATGgtgtggtgtacctaataaactggcctatGAGTGAATATTTACAACATAGATGAATACATACAGATTTTGTATAGAGTGTGCTATCTCTGTGATCTTTCTTAGTTGAGAGGGAGGGCCACCCTGAACAGAGCAGTGCAGCTGATCCCGCTGATGAATGGTTCGATGGCTGAGGGAAGCCTGTGCACCACGGCTGGCTGGGGGGACATAGATGATAACAGCACCCCACCAGACAAGCTGCAGGAGGTCAACGCCACCATCATATCACCCAGAGAGTGTGGCCGCCGGTGGAGTGGTGTCAACATCTCCAGGCGCACGGTGTGCGCAACAGGCCCCAGAGCTTTCCAAGGCTTCTGCTCGGTATGACTGCACTGTTACAGGCTATAACTCTCTGCAATTAGTTTTTCATGGTCAGAACAGGCTATTATTGGCTATAACTGGATTAGAGTTTCTCTTGGTCAAGGCACAAACTATGATACATGACTCCTCAGTTTTTCTgaattaattaaaatgcattgttTGCTACTGCAGGGGGATTCAGGAGGTCCGTTGGTGTGTAACGGGATGTCAGCGGGCATCGTCTCTTTCTCAGGGCAGATGTGTGCCAACCCTAGTACCCCTGATGTGTACACACGAGTGACTTCGTACTGCCGATGGATTCAGAGGGAGTTAGCGAGAAACCCTTAAGGTTTTTGGCACGTAAGCCGCCAGTGTGTGCTTACACAACATCTCACTATATGACTTATTAGGATTTCATTTAGAGCAGGGTTGCCCCAAAGTCTTTGTTGAAGTGCTAAAGATAACACTTTTCTCTGATTGCGTGTTCCCTTGTTGCTATTCTTATTAAACGGCACTAATTTCAGCTTGTGTGTCTCACTTTGGAGTACTTGAGTTCCCTAAACAATTCAGTAAAAAACATTGATCCATATACTTATCATTTCTTTCCTTGGTGTTCAAAGACTAAAAACAACCTCCACCGATTTTGTGAATTTGGTAAGTTTTGATGTAAGGTAAAAACAACACAATATGACAATAGGATACACAGACTCTCTACTTAATTTAGGTCCTTGGTCACTCACCTGGTCTGGCTGGTCAAGCAGTAGCCTCTGGATAAGCTGACCAATGAAGTTTGGACACACTATTGGCTCCAGGTTCTAGCACATCTCCATTATAGTGTACCTGAGGAGAAGTCAGTGCCAGATACTGCAGGTTGTCAGATTATGTCATTGATTGCTGTAATTGACTAATTCATCATTCCTGCTTAATTTCCAGTCTCAAAGCATAATGTACTTACATCTCTGGAAGGGCAAAGTCTGGTCATGAGACATGTGGCATCCCATCTTTGATAATCTTGTAGAATCAGGTGTCCACCACAACATTAGGGTATGGGCTCTTACCTACAAAAGACAACATCAAGTCATGCATTTCAAAATGTTTCTTTGCTCACTCACATATGTTGCTTCATCCAACAAAAGACAGCATTTTTCCATCTTTTGATAGTGTAACCCACCCAGAGAGATTTCCCCACAGCAGTATGTCATCGGACCAGACTTCACTTCAGTGGAAGACGGGACTGGGAACAAAATAAAGATCAGTGCCCTACACACCACAGAGATCCGTACCCTACATATCACAGAGATCAGTACCCTACACATCACAGAGATCAGTGCCCTACACACCACAGATGTCAGTACCTAcacaccacagagagcagtaccCTACACATCACAGAGATCAGTGCCCTACACACCACAGATGTCAGTACCTACACACCACAAAGATCAGTACCCTACACACCACAGTATAAGCATTCCTTTTTTTGATTTATTTATACAGCGTCCTACAGCATGGGTCTACCTGCAACATACCTCTACAACTTTCAGGTGTCATCTGTCACTCATAATAATTGATGTGCAACTGTCTCACCCAGAGGTTTCACCCAAGTAGCCTACCATTTGTTAAACCATACCTTTTTTGTTAAACCAACAGGGTCTTACCTTTGATCAATATCGTTCGACAGTTTACCAAAACGAAACCTGAGGTCACCACCACAATGACAACAATTCCCATTGTTCATTGCTCTCACGTTCACCTCCCTCTCTACTATCATCCCTCCTCAATGTTCTATGGGGGCTGTAGTTTTTTCTCCCATGGAAGTATCCTCCCATTTTCCATAGGTTTCGCGAGGTTTGCATGGGCGGCAGTCTGCATTTCTCTGCAGGAAGAATTGAATATTTTTGGGATGAAATTCGTGTACAGGTAATTGTATATTTTTGATAGAGAATATAGGCCATCGGTGTATAGCTTATTTATCGGGGACATGGACCCAAATTTACATTTGTGCCGAACAACAGTATTGTAGAGTTGGCATAAAGACAATGATTTTTGATAACATATTACGATCAAACAGTGCCTGTGGCGCGTATTATCCATGTCTCATCAGCAGTGTATGCGATATGTTAGATCTTAAAACATTGACGATTCATGTTTGATACAATCGTTGCGACGAATTCAAATAGGCTGCAATCATTTCTGCATGTTTGTCTGATACAGTGGTGGCTGACGTATTTTCTTGAAGTTGAATAGCACATCTCTTGATCTCTCATAGCCAACTTGCAATATATGAGTTTGCTGTTCATGAATAACGATTGTGTTAGTTCAAATAGTGACATAATGAATTATTATCGATTGACATTTTGAGTAAAGATATATAACTGCGGCAGTTTTGTTCCTTTAAAAAATAAGTGCATTCTGCATTGATTGCAGTGACCTCCATCGATGCAATGCATACAAGGAAATGACCAGGAAGTTATTCAGACATGCTAAGCTATTGGctgctctctttgtctgtctcaaCCACTACTTTACTGCTCAGTCTCTTTCCAGACTAGTATTATTTTAAAGAAAATGGCTGTTTCTCTCACAGAATTTCTGAGCATCGTTGTCTGTTTGTTCCTTCAGCAGTATTTGAATTTTTGGAGGGATGTCCAAGAAAAGGGGCAGGTATGTGTAAATATGTAGTTTTCTATAATTATGTTATCATAACATTAACACTTTCCAGACGGTCAGAGAAAGCTGCACGTAGGTAGGCTACACTTACAAACAAATATGATTTGCTTAACTATCCCCCAGAAAGCGGAGTAGCGGGGAGCTGAGTGATTCCACAGTGATGACCCCTGACCCCAACAGTCTCCTGGGAGTAAGAATACAGCACAATTGGAGGGAGAAGGGCAACCAAAGCAAATGGAAAGGCACCGTCTTGGACCGTCTCAGTGTCAACCCCTCACTATTTATGGTCAAGTACGATGGGTTTGACTGTGTCTACGGCATCGAGCTATTCAAGGACGAAAGGGTTTCTAATCTACAGGTCCTGACAGAGAAAGTTGGTGAGTGATGGGTTCCTTTTTTAGTTCAGGCGTCACATCTTCTCAGAGTAATGCAAAAACGTGATTTGGTTTGCACAAGTTATAACATGTTTTTATTGTATATCTGATACTGCATGATCAGACAGTAGGGACACAGTGGCTATGTGATGTTGGTCTCTGCCTTGATGACATTTATCTGCTTCCACAGTCAACAACAAGATCAAGGTTCCTCACGGGGCGGAGGAGTTGGTAGGCAAAGCGGTGGAACACCTATTTGagaaggaggatggagagaagaatGAGTGGCGAGGCATGGTCCTCTCCAGGGCTCCCATCATGACTAACTGGTATTACATCACCTATGAGAAGGACCCCGTGCTCTACATGTACCAGTTGTGGGACGACTACGCAGATGGAGATCTCAGGATCTTACCTGAAGCAGGTACCGACCATTTCTCTGCTTCAGCATCATCTCCACAGAAAACAGGAGGGTGATTGTAGAGTAGAAATTGTTTGGTCTTTACACACTAATTATAAGATGATGGTGGCTTTAGGAGTGTTGCGGACAATATTTGTGTTTGTTCTTACTCGTCCTATGTGACTTGTCGAAATGACAAATATTTCTAGATTTGAATACATATAATCATGTTGGTTAAGATAGCATCTTTTGATAATGCCCCAAAGTAGATTTGAAGAACAGACCCCTAGCATTGATGTTATTCATTGTTTTTCTCTGTAGAAAATAAGCACTTGCTTCCGGCCGACCGAAAGCCCGGCGAGGAGACTGAGAGCTTAGTGGGGAAGCAGGTTGAGTATGTTACTGACAAAGGTGTGAAGCGAACAGGCCTGGTGATCTATCAAGTCCCTGCCAAGCCTTCCGTATACTACATCAAATACGACGATGACTTTCACATCCATGTCTACGACCTGGTCAAGACCACCTAGGACACTTGATTGCTCACTCCATTGCTTACTTTTCACgtatcctcctcactctctctccatctctcttaagGCCCTGGACGGTATAACAGTTACGCTTTATTATTCAGGAAGTGCAATCTTTTATTCCACATTTAAAACTAGTTCTATGGTATGCACAGCAGAACTGTAGCAATGCTATTGTAGGCCACTAGGAGGAGAGTGGGAACATGTACACTTGGAAGGACCTATTTAAACCTCCTCACTTCTTCAGTTACCCCATTTGGTTGTTGTGCTGCACAGTAGATTCACATCTCGGACAGTCCAGGAGTGCACCTTGCCCTACAATGACAGACTTACTGTAAAGTGCAATAACGACCGCGTTTGAATTGTCTCCCACATCCTGATGCTCAATTATCTTTATTCAAAGCTGAACTGAATTATATATTATAAAACTAATAGTTAAATCTGTCCCCGATAGCCATTCATATGTGGTCCTTGAATGACCAAACAGCAAGCATGATGTATAGGTGAATATTTGTAGAGACTAGTTTGAGCTGTAGTGAAGCCTTTGAAGGAGAAATGCAATAAGCTGTGATGCCCCTGAACGtataatttttttgtttttaaatactGCCTTTATTAATAGGCAACTATGTTTGATTTATGTGTCAGTCAGTTCATAGACAATCAATGAACCCACAGTGCTATCATTGGCTTCATAGTACTGGGTTGCACTGGC
This window encodes:
- the LOC139410149 gene encoding complement factor D-like isoform X1 — protein: MAIRSVVLHIVLIIAVNGTEGRKVPKVGIVGGREAARNSRPYMASLQSRGQHSCGGVLVREDFVLTAAHCDGRYRVVLGAHDLSEDENSQQKFNVVKYIPHPRFGDNLENDIMLLKLRGRATLNRAVQLIPLMNGSMAEGSLCTTAGWGDIDDNSTPPDKLQEVNATIISPRECGRRWSGVNISRRTVCATGPRAFQGFCSGDSGGPLVCNGMSAGIVSFSGQMCANPSTPDVYTRVTSYCRWIQRELARNP
- the LOC139410149 gene encoding serine protease 57-like isoform X2; translation: MALKGARCQRWVLLVEERQLATLVHTWLPYSPEVNIPVEEFWRYRVVLGAHDLSEDENSQQKFNVVKYIPHPRFGDNLENDIMLLKLRGRATLNRAVQLIPLMNGSMAEGSLCTTAGWGDIDDNSTPPDKLQEVNATIISPRECGRRWSGVNISRRTVCATGPRAFQGFCSGDSGGPLVCNGMSAGIVSFSGQMCANPSTPDVYTRVTSYCRWIQRELARNP
- the LOC139409157 gene encoding spindlin-Z-like, whose protein sequence is MSKKRGRKRSSGELSDSTVMTPDPNSLLGVRIQHNWREKGNQSKWKGTVLDRLSVNPSLFMVKYDGFDCVYGIELFKDERVSNLQVLTEKVVNNKIKVPHGAEELVGKAVEHLFEKEDGEKNEWRGMVLSRAPIMTNWYYITYEKDPVLYMYQLWDDYADGDLRILPEAENKHLLPADRKPGEETESLVGKQVEYVTDKGVKRTGLVIYQVPAKPSVYYIKYDDDFHIHVYDLVKTT